The Bdellovibrio sp. ArHS genome contains the following window.
GTCGCTGTTGGAATCGTCAGATTTTTACCAGCAAGCAACAAAGCCGCTTCTGTCAAAGTTAGAGCTTCGGATACAACTGTCGTTACTTTTTTAAACTTTTGTTCAAGCCCCGCGTGGTTGATGAACGTGCCATCTTTTTCCACGAAAGTTTTTGTCGGGATCAACCACACATTGCCAGTCAAAGCCATCAACGCGTCGTTTTTACCCGCTTGCAACCAGATCAAATTCTGAGCTTTGGAAAGCTCTTTCACGCGTTCTTGGAGGTCAGGGAAAACCGCTTGGTTTTCAGGACCGGCAACAACCACAGTTTTGATTGAACCGTTACCAAGTCCTTGAGTCAAATCAGCCCAAGTTGCCGTGATACCGTGTTTTTCCAAAACTTTAAGAAGACCTTTAGTATTCGGGTTTTTATCACCACGAAGAAGAAGGCCGTCGAAGCTGTCGAAAGTTTCTTTGTTGTTAATCCAGAAGAAGATCTTCTTCGTTTTAAATTCGTTCACGAATGTCGAAACAATCGCGTCGAATTCTTCCACGGTGTATTGCGCAGTCAGAACCAAAGCCAAAGAATCGCCGGAAGTGTTTTTCAATACTTCGTGGGCATTCTTCGCCGCCGCTCCGCCAGCCATTTCTGTCCAGCCCGAAGCATTGCGTACTTGCGCTTTCAACAAGCGAGTCTCTTTGTTCACGAACTTATAAACGTCACGACCTTCATCGCACATCCAGTAACCGTTCACTTTTTCATTGTAAACAGGCTTCACGCGGAAGAAACCTTCCTTGTTGAAGTACACTTTGACGTTACAGCCGTTAGAGCAACCGTTACAGACAGTTTCTGCATCTTTGAGATACCACACGCGCTGACGGAAACGGAAATCTTTCGACGTCAATGCACCCACTGGGCAGATATCAACAGTATTCAAAGAATATTTATTGTTAAGCTCAACACCTTCGTGAGTTCCGATTTCAGAACGATCGCCACGATTGAAGATACCCAATTCGTTTGTTTTAGACACTTCTTCAGTGAAACGAACACAACGAGAACACAAAATACATCTTTCTGAATCCAAAACCACTGTCGGACCTAGATCGACCACTTTGTGCTTCTTTACTTTAGCTTCAGCCATTTCTGGGTCGTACTTGCCGTATTCCATATACTGGTCTTGAAGACCACACTCACCGGCCTGGTCACAGATCGGACAATCCAAAGGATGGTTGATCAAGTGGAAGTCCAGACCCCACTTCACGGCATCACGTACTTTTTCAGACGTGTTATTGATCTTCATGCCTTCCGTAACCATGGTGTTACAGGCGATTTGTACACGTGGATTTCCTTCGATCTCCACCATACAAAGACGACAAACACCGGCAACACTCAAGCCCGGGTGCCAGCAGTAGTGAGCGATACGATCGCCAGACTGTTGCATGGCTTCGATGATCGACGTGCCTTCTTTTACTTCGACTTCTTTGCCATTAATGGTGCATTTCGGCATATGTCGTTCCTTTTACTTTCGAACGTCCTTCGCGGACATAGAATTCAAATTCATCTCTAAACTTAGTCACAAAGCTCAACACAGGAAGAGCGGCGGCATCAGAAAGGGCACAGATTGTTTTCCCTTTCATGTTGTCAGCCACTTTGATCAACAAGTCGATGTCTTGCAAACGACCGCGACCTTCCAAAATCGAATGAAGAATCTTGTTCAACCAACCTGTGCCTTCACGGCAAGGTGTACACTGACCGCAAGATTCGTGGGCATAGAAGTGAGTCAAAACACCCAACATATCCACCATACATTGAGAATCGTCGATCACAATCACCGCACCAGAACCCAACATGGTTCCCAGACCTGCAAGTGATTCATAATCCAGATTGGCTTTCGCCACTTCATCGGCTGTTAAAACAGGAGCGGAGGAACCACCAGGAATAACCGCTTTGAGCTTGCGGCCTGGCTTCATGCCTCCCCCTTCTTTCATGATCAGATCCATCAAAGGATAGCCCAATGGAACTTCGAAATTCCCGGGTGTCATCACGTTTCCAGAAAGAGAGAACAGCTTCGTTCCCGCGGATTTTTCTGTTCCATTTTTACGATAAGCCTGGGCGCCATCACGAATGATGTACGTCACAGCCGCCAAAGTTTCCACGTTGTTCACAATCGTCGGCTTGCGCAAGTAACCTTGAACCGCCGGGAATGGTGGCTTCAATTTTGGCTGGCCTTTTAAGCCTTCCAACGAAGAGATCATACCGGTTTCTTCGCCACAGATGTAAGCACCCGCGCCACGATAAACATCTAGGTCAAAGTCAAAACCAGAACCCAAGATGTTTTTACCTAAAAGGCCCGCAGCATAGGCTTCTTTAATTGCCTTATTCAAACATTCAATCGGGTAAACATATTCACCACGAACGTAAATATAACCTTTATTAGAACCGATCGCGAAAGCCGAGATGATCATACCTTCGATCAATTGGTGCGGAGCACGCTCCATCATCATACGATCTTTGAATGTTCCTGGCTCCCCTTCATCGGCATTGCAAAGAAGGTAACGAGG
Protein-coding sequences here:
- a CDS encoding 2Fe-2S iron-sulfur cluster-binding protein → MPKCTINGKEVEVKEGTSIIEAMQQSGDRIAHYCWHPGLSVAGVCRLCMVEIEGNPRVQIACNTMVTEGMKINNTSEKVRDAVKWGLDFHLINHPLDCPICDQAGECGLQDQYMEYGKYDPEMAEAKVKKHKVVDLGPTVVLDSERCILCSRCVRFTEEVSKTNELGIFNRGDRSEIGTHEGVELNNKYSLNTVDICPVGALTSKDFRFRQRVWYLKDAETVCNGCSNGCNVKVYFNKEGFFRVKPVYNEKVNGYWMCDEGRDVYKFVNKETRLLKAQVRNASGWTEMAGGAAAKNAHEVLKNTSGDSLALVLTAQYTVEEFDAIVSTFVNEFKTKKIFFWINNKETFDSFDGLLLRGDKNPNTKGLLKVLEKHGITATWADLTQGLGNGSIKTVVVAGPENQAVFPDLQERVKELSKAQNLIWLQAGKNDALMALTGNVWLIPTKTFVEKDGTFINHAGLEQKFKKVTTVVSEALTLTEAALLLAGKNLTIPTATAQPFMPMNQREDQVTLEARKKNEFVFRRGSL
- the nuoF gene encoding NADH-quinone oxidoreductase subunit NuoF, with the protein product MAETKLLTEFYHLPEFQTLAGYKAKGGYETLPKALKLQPQQIIDEVKASGLRGRGGAGFPTGMKWGFLPKNGEPRYLLCNADEGEPGTFKDRMMMERAPHQLIEGMIISAFAIGSNKGYIYVRGEYVYPIECLNKAIKEAYAAGLLGKNILGSGFDFDLDVYRGAGAYICGEETGMISSLEGLKGQPKLKPPFPAVQGYLRKPTIVNNVETLAAVTYIIRDGAQAYRKNGTEKSAGTKLFSLSGNVMTPGNFEVPLGYPLMDLIMKEGGGMKPGRKLKAVIPGGSSAPVLTADEVAKANLDYESLAGLGTMLGSGAVIVIDDSQCMVDMLGVLTHFYAHESCGQCTPCREGTGWLNKILHSILEGRGRLQDIDLLIKVADNMKGKTICALSDAAALPVLSFVTKFRDEFEFYVREGRSKVKGTTYAEMHH